From a single Aerosakkonema funiforme FACHB-1375 genomic region:
- the queF gene encoding preQ(1) synthase translates to MTNSSADPVISSESVVIEQNSQIKYGERHIAEGKLITFPNPRVGRRYNINVSLPEFTCKCPFSGYPDFATIHINYVPDEKVVELKALKLYINSYRDRYISHEESVNQILDDFVAACDPLEVTVKGDFSPRGNVHTVIEVHHHK, encoded by the coding sequence ATGACTAACTCTTCAGCTGACCCAGTTATTTCGTCGGAATCTGTAGTTATAGAGCAAAATTCACAGATAAAGTATGGGGAACGCCACATAGCAGAAGGAAAGTTGATTACTTTTCCAAATCCGCGTGTGGGGCGACGCTACAATATCAACGTTAGTTTGCCAGAGTTTACTTGTAAGTGTCCGTTTTCTGGCTATCCAGATTTTGCCACAATCCACATTAACTACGTTCCAGATGAAAAGGTGGTGGAGTTGAAGGCGCTGAAGTTATATATTAATAGTTATCGCGATCGCTACATTTCCCACGAAGAATCGGTTAATCAAATTTTGGATGACTTCGTTGCTGCTTGCGACCCCTTAGAAGTAACTGTCAAAGGAGATTTTTCTCCTCGCGGTAATGTTCATACAGTGATTGAGGTGCATCATCACAAATAA
- the patX gene encoding heterocyst-inhibiting protein PatX, protein MRVYTSLILSGLLVSGVAANSKVFENRLSENQQKCDSVQAFVADGKNPDDDDSRGSGRLITHPNHNFSITEALVTEGKNPDDDDSRGSGRLNAHPNNNLAITEALVAEGKNPDDDDSRGSGRLNAHPNNNLAITEALVADEKKPDDDDSRGSGRFSTYLNTSFDVNEDLVAAVKNPPNRKTRTGRLSTIFNPNSNSSQDLVAAVKNQPNRKILGSGRFTI, encoded by the coding sequence ATGCGCGTCTACACCTCTCTTATCCTATCTGGTTTGTTAGTTTCTGGGGTTGCAGCTAACAGTAAAGTTTTTGAAAATCGCCTTTCTGAAAATCAACAAAAATGTGACTCAGTTCAAGCTTTTGTTGCTGATGGGAAAAACCCAGATGATGATGACAGTCGCGGTAGCGGACGGCTCATCACACATCCCAATCATAATTTTTCTATAACTGAAGCTTTAGTAACAGAAGGAAAAAACCCAGATGATGATGACAGTCGCGGTAGCGGACGTCTGAACGCACATCCCAATAATAATTTGGCTATAACTGAAGCTTTAGTAGCAGAAGGAAAAAACCCAGATGATGATGACAGTCGCGGTAGCGGACGTCTGAATGCACATCCCAATAATAATTTGGCCATAACTGAAGCTTTAGTAGCAGATGAAAAAAAGCCAGATGATGATGACAGTCGCGGTAGCGGACGTTTCAGCACATATCTCAATACCAGTTTTGATGTGAATGAAGATTTAGTTGCGGCGGTTAAAAATCCACCCAACCGAAAAACCCGCACCGGACGCTTAAGCACAATTTTCAATCCTAATTCCAATTCGTCACAGGATTTAGTAGCTGCGGTCAAGAATCAGCCTAACCGAAAAATTCTTGGCAGCGGACGGTTCACGATCTAG
- a CDS encoding carotenoid oxygenase family protein, with amino-acid sequence MKTSELLSTPKAWAKAFSQPAKEFPLTSLPLLFGKIPESLHGTLYRNGPARLARGGDRVGHWFDGDGAILAVNFSDGKATGVYRYVRTDGYLAESQADRYLYGNYGMTAPGPIWNQWFRPVKNSANTSVLALSDKLLALWEGGKPHALDLQTLQTRGLDDLSGLSGELPYSAHPKWDAQTGEIFNFGITPGVNSKLNIYKSDRTGKIVQKQSITVDGIPLLHDFVMAGQYLVFFVPPVRVNLLPAAIGLYSFSEAMQWKPKLGTQILVFDRENLSLVSRGETEPWYQWHFANGYVDANNLAVIDFVRYPDFQTNQRLKEVASGQMQTPAKSTLWQVHLDPKTAKVKTSEELLDRDCEFPLVPPSHIGKASRFTYLSLQRQDVDTAREMYGAIARFDNQTSTLTEADLGENRYPMEPIYAPDAINSERGWILTVVFDGNTNSSEVWIFDSERLDDKPVCKLGLPSIVPMGFHGTWKAATA; translated from the coding sequence ATGAAAACATCTGAGTTACTATCAACGCCAAAAGCTTGGGCAAAAGCTTTCTCCCAACCGGCTAAAGAATTTCCCCTCACTTCCCTGCCACTTCTTTTTGGCAAAATACCAGAAAGTTTGCACGGCACTCTTTATCGCAATGGCCCAGCACGGTTGGCACGAGGAGGCGATCGCGTGGGACACTGGTTTGATGGCGATGGTGCTATCCTCGCCGTCAACTTCAGCGATGGTAAGGCTACAGGCGTCTATCGTTATGTGCGAACAGATGGATATCTAGCGGAATCTCAAGCGGATAGATACCTCTACGGAAACTATGGCATGACCGCACCTGGGCCAATCTGGAATCAATGGTTCAGACCGGTAAAAAATAGCGCTAATACCTCCGTCTTAGCCTTAAGCGATAAGCTGTTAGCACTTTGGGAAGGCGGAAAACCGCACGCTTTAGACTTGCAAACTTTGCAAACTAGGGGATTGGACGATTTATCCGGACTCAGTGGTGAGTTGCCTTATTCTGCACATCCCAAATGGGACGCGCAAACAGGGGAAATTTTTAACTTTGGTATCACTCCCGGAGTTAATTCCAAACTCAATATATATAAGAGCGATCGCACAGGCAAGATTGTGCAAAAGCAGTCAATCACTGTGGATGGAATTCCCCTATTGCATGATTTTGTCATGGCTGGGCAATATCTTGTTTTCTTCGTTCCGCCAGTACGGGTTAACTTACTTCCAGCTGCGATCGGTTTGTACAGCTTCAGCGAAGCAATGCAGTGGAAACCCAAGCTGGGAACCCAAATTTTAGTTTTCGATCGCGAAAATCTATCTTTAGTTAGCCGTGGGGAAACGGAACCTTGGTATCAGTGGCATTTTGCTAACGGTTACGTAGATGCTAACAATTTAGCTGTGATAGATTTTGTCCGTTATCCAGACTTTCAAACAAACCAACGTTTGAAGGAAGTAGCAAGCGGACAAATGCAAACTCCCGCTAAATCAACTTTGTGGCAAGTCCATCTCGACCCCAAAACTGCTAAGGTAAAGACATCTGAGGAATTGTTAGACCGAGATTGCGAATTCCCACTTGTACCGCCATCCCACATCGGCAAAGCTTCGCGCTTTACTTATCTGTCCTTGCAACGGCAAGATGTCGATACTGCTAGAGAAATGTATGGTGCGATCGCACGTTTCGACAATCAAACTAGCACTCTCACAGAAGCCGATCTAGGCGAAAATCGCTATCCTATGGAACCCATTTATGCTCCGGATGCCATCAATTCCGAGCGAGGTTGGATACTGACCGTTGTGTTTGATGGCAACACAAACAGCAGCGAAGTTTGGATATTTGATAGCGAAAGACTGGATGATAAACCTGTGTGCAAACTGGGATTACCCAGCATTGTGCCTATGGGATTTCACGGTACTTGGAAAGCAGCAACAGCTTAA
- a CDS encoding glycosyltransferase WbsX family protein — protein MDLQSPKARLIAFYLPQFHPIPENDEWWGKGFTEWTNVAKAKPLYPGHYQPHIPADLGFYDLRVPETRQAQAEMAKNYGIEGFCYWHYWFAGKRLLERPFNEVLKSGEPNFPFCLGWANETWSGIWHGSPDKILMAQTYPGLSDYEAHFYTVLEAFSDPRYIKIDGKPLFIIYRPKKLPEPKLFTDYWRELAMKSGLKGLYFMGVVFDPSWVPELNGFDASIIINPDFSRAVSPKLIAPQFFPKSTIFDKYYTKINSVLTKKIPKINRKVPIVCAYAEGIKNAFLKQAVTFEHYPCIFPNWDNTPRSGVNGVVFHDSTPELFRIHLKEALSKVENNAREKRIIFIRSWNEWAEGNYLEPDKKFGKSYLEVIKDEVL, from the coding sequence ATGGACTTACAATCTCCAAAAGCTCGTCTGATTGCTTTTTACCTTCCCCAGTTTCATCCGATTCCAGAAAACGATGAATGGTGGGGTAAAGGATTTACTGAATGGACAAATGTTGCTAAGGCCAAACCATTATATCCCGGTCATTACCAACCACATATTCCAGCAGATTTAGGTTTTTATGACTTGCGCGTACCAGAAACTCGCCAAGCGCAGGCAGAAATGGCGAAAAATTACGGAATAGAAGGTTTTTGTTATTGGCATTATTGGTTTGCCGGCAAGCGTTTGCTTGAAAGGCCATTTAATGAAGTTTTAAAGTCGGGCGAACCAAATTTTCCTTTTTGTTTGGGATGGGCAAATGAAACCTGGAGTGGTATTTGGCACGGTAGTCCCGACAAAATATTAATGGCACAGACATATCCTGGTTTGTCAGACTATGAAGCTCATTTTTATACAGTTTTAGAGGCTTTTTCCGATCCTCGTTACATTAAAATTGATGGCAAGCCACTCTTCATCATTTACCGTCCGAAAAAATTGCCCGAGCCAAAATTGTTTACCGATTATTGGCGAGAATTAGCCATGAAATCCGGTTTAAAAGGTTTATATTTTATGGGCGTTGTTTTTGACCCATCCTGGGTTCCAGAGCTAAATGGCTTTGACGCTTCTATCATTATCAATCCGGATTTTTCCCGTGCTGTTTCGCCCAAATTAATAGCACCGCAATTTTTCCCAAAAAGTACTATTTTTGATAAGTATTACACTAAGATAAATTCTGTGTTGACTAAAAAAATACCTAAAATAAATAGAAAAGTTCCGATAGTTTGTGCTTACGCTGAAGGTATTAAAAATGCTTTTTTGAAACAAGCAGTAACATTTGAACACTATCCTTGTATTTTTCCTAATTGGGATAATACACCCAGGAGTGGTGTAAATGGTGTGGTGTTTCACGATTCTACGCCAGAGTTATTCCGTATTCACCTTAAAGAAGCACTCTCAAAGGTGGAAAATAACGCCAGAGAAAAAAGGATTATCTTCATTAGGTCTTGGAACGAATGGGCAGAAGGTAACTATTTGGAACCAGATAAAAAATTTGGTAAAAGTTATCTAGAAGTGATTAAAGATGAAGTATTGTGA
- a CDS encoding tetratricopeptide repeat protein yields the protein MLPLNKASTRIGIAAGIVAILGTGIATYLYFTPSSSSSKRMAVTVLEDCGGFLVNDPQADFLRKTALSDQEKAALQKKIECYTFQIGQDANYADGYTNLGEAYRRLGDVDKARKFHQKAINLNPGLQEAKLGLALVEQESGNPKVAVAAIQEAIGHKENAIAYYYQGVTNYKQGNIKDAEVAFRKAIEMDANYAEAHANLGLILKQQGKLPEAIEQTRQALRIYPDLAQAHYNLGVSLQAQGQTQEAIAAYREAIRVNPNHAEANYNLGVALRNVGKTSEAIAAYREAIRINPKNVTAHINLGTDLTDQGKLEEAISELRKAITLAPEDAEAYNNLGVALYKQNNLTKAISMWEEAIRINPQYAEAHHNLGVALASQVKVEEAIATLKQASDLYRSQGKTQTADKIDGVLRNVGVQ from the coding sequence ATGTTACCACTTAATAAAGCGTCTACTCGGATTGGTATTGCCGCCGGTATCGTAGCTATCCTTGGTACTGGCATCGCCACCTATCTGTATTTTACTCCCTCATCCTCGTCGTCAAAGAGGATGGCCGTCACCGTACTAGAAGATTGCGGTGGATTTTTGGTCAACGACCCCCAGGCAGATTTCCTCAGAAAAACTGCTCTGAGCGACCAAGAAAAAGCAGCACTACAGAAAAAAATCGAGTGCTATACCTTTCAAATTGGCCAAGACGCCAATTATGCAGACGGGTACACTAATTTAGGAGAAGCGTACCGTCGCCTGGGAGATGTGGATAAAGCTCGCAAATTTCACCAAAAAGCGATAAATTTGAACCCCGGACTGCAAGAAGCCAAACTGGGATTGGCATTGGTAGAGCAAGAGTCGGGGAATCCTAAAGTGGCTGTAGCGGCGATTCAAGAAGCGATCGGTCACAAGGAAAACGCGATCGCTTACTACTATCAAGGGGTAACCAACTATAAACAGGGAAACATCAAGGATGCAGAAGTAGCTTTTCGCAAAGCGATCGAAATGGATGCTAATTATGCCGAAGCTCATGCTAACTTGGGGCTGATTCTCAAGCAACAAGGCAAATTGCCAGAAGCGATCGAGCAAACCAGGCAAGCACTTCGCATCTATCCCGACTTAGCACAAGCTCATTATAACCTGGGGGTATCTCTCCAAGCTCAAGGTCAGACCCAGGAAGCAATAGCAGCTTACAGAGAAGCTATTCGCGTCAATCCCAACCATGCAGAAGCTAACTATAATTTAGGAGTAGCGCTGAGAAACGTAGGCAAAACATCGGAAGCGATCGCAGCTTACAGAGAAGCTATTCGCATCAATCCCAAAAATGTTACAGCTCATATTAACCTGGGAACCGATCTAACAGATCAAGGCAAATTAGAGGAAGCGATATCTGAATTGCGAAAAGCAATCACCCTCGCTCCCGAAGATGCAGAAGCTTACAATAATTTGGGAGTTGCTCTGTACAAGCAAAATAACCTGACAAAAGCGATATCCATGTGGGAAGAAGCTATTCGCATTAATCCCCAGTACGCAGAAGCGCACCATAACTTGGGAGTTGCCCTCGCCAGCCAGGTTAAGGTAGAAGAGGCGATCGCTACTTTAAAGCAAGCTAGCGACTTATACAGATCTCAGGGTAAAACGCAAACAGCTGACAAAATCGATGGAGTCTTACGGAATGTAGGAGTCCAATAA
- a CDS encoding 4-hydroxy-3-methylbut-2-enyl diphosphate reductase encodes MDTKAFKRSLQQSENYHRKGFGHQDEVADVLKSEYQSNLIQQIRDNNYSLQRGDVTIRLAEAFGFCWGVERAVAMAYETRQHFPTERIWVTNEIIHNPSVNQRLQEMQVQFIPVVEGKKDFSCVSADDVVILPAFGASVQEMQLLNDKGSKIVDTTCPWVSKVWNTVEKHKKKNYTSIIHGKYKHEETIATSSFANKYLIVLDMKEAEYVANYILNGGNRDEFLAKFSRAFSKGFDPDIDLEHIGIANQTTMLKSETEQIGKLFERTMMRKYGPDKLNDHFQSFNTICDATQERQDAMLNLVQESLDLIVVIGGFNSSNTTQLQQIASERGIPSYHIDSAERILPGNRVEHKLLHGNLEVKENWLPEGKIVVGITSGASTPDKVVEDAIEKIFALKASAALV; translated from the coding sequence ATGGATACAAAAGCCTTCAAACGATCGCTCCAACAATCGGAGAACTACCACCGCAAAGGATTCGGTCATCAAGACGAAGTTGCTGATGTTCTCAAATCCGAATATCAAAGCAATCTAATTCAGCAAATCCGCGATAATAACTACAGCCTGCAACGGGGTGACGTTACCATCCGGCTAGCGGAGGCATTTGGCTTTTGCTGGGGTGTGGAACGAGCTGTAGCGATGGCTTACGAAACCCGCCAACATTTCCCCACCGAACGCATTTGGGTTACTAACGAGATTATTCACAACCCTTCTGTAAACCAAAGATTGCAGGAGATGCAGGTGCAGTTCATTCCCGTTGTGGAAGGTAAAAAGGACTTTTCCTGCGTTAGTGCCGATGATGTCGTGATTTTACCCGCATTCGGTGCCAGCGTCCAAGAAATGCAGCTGCTTAACGACAAAGGTTCCAAAATAGTAGATACTACTTGCCCTTGGGTGTCTAAAGTTTGGAATACTGTTGAGAAACACAAGAAAAAGAATTACACTTCCATCATCCACGGCAAGTACAAACACGAAGAAACGATCGCCACCAGTTCTTTTGCTAATAAATATCTCATCGTTTTAGATATGAAAGAGGCAGAATATGTTGCCAACTATATTCTTAACGGTGGCAATCGCGATGAATTCCTGGCTAAATTCAGTCGTGCTTTCTCAAAAGGATTCGATCCGGATATCGATTTAGAGCATATCGGTATTGCCAACCAAACTACTATGCTCAAAAGCGAAACCGAACAGATTGGCAAACTGTTTGAGCGGACGATGATGAGAAAGTACGGCCCTGACAAATTAAACGATCATTTCCAAAGCTTTAACACAATTTGCGATGCTACGCAAGAGCGTCAAGATGCTATGTTAAATCTTGTGCAAGAAAGCCTCGATTTAATCGTAGTTATTGGTGGGTTCAATTCTTCCAACACCACGCAATTACAGCAAATTGCCAGCGAGCGCGGAATTCCTTCCTATCATATCGATAGCGCCGAACGTATTTTGCCAGGAAATCGGGTTGAGCATAAACTGTTGCACGGTAATTTAGAGGTAAAAGAAAATTGGTTACCAGAAGGCAAAATTGTAGTGGGAATTACCTCCGGTGCTTCTACTCCCGATAAAGTCGTGGAAGATGCGATCGAGAAAATTTTTGCTTTGAAAGCATCGGCAGCATTAGTTTAG
- a CDS encoding GDSL-type esterase/lipase family protein → MPHRWKTYPNWAILSLAANGLLMLLLVWLLRDYWSPIESRLNATTTRENLMRELPASSSGLGQRHRLSYQKWVSILAQEAKVVADKPPQHLNILAGDSLSLWFPPDLLPLGKSWLNQGISGEVSAGLLRRLDLFDRTHPETIFVMIGINDLIRGVSDEDILWSYRLIVRRLRRVHPQAQIVVQSILPHGGEESTWEGRDRLLAIPADRIRSLNQELERIAQEENAKYFDLYPLFTDDRGNLRLELTTDGLHLSRQGYLVWRSALILYSQTQLQPPTPNASLPRRPAP, encoded by the coding sequence GTGCCCCATCGCTGGAAAACCTATCCTAACTGGGCGATTTTATCCCTCGCTGCTAATGGGTTATTAATGCTGCTGCTAGTCTGGCTGCTGCGGGATTACTGGTCGCCCATAGAATCCCGCCTCAATGCCACGACAACGCGAGAAAACCTGATGCGCGAATTACCTGCATCCTCCTCTGGGTTGGGGCAGCGCCATCGCCTCAGCTATCAAAAGTGGGTGAGTATCCTGGCACAGGAAGCAAAAGTAGTAGCCGATAAACCGCCCCAGCATTTAAACATCTTGGCTGGGGATTCCTTGAGTTTGTGGTTCCCGCCAGATTTATTACCTCTCGGTAAAAGCTGGCTAAATCAGGGGATTTCCGGGGAAGTTTCCGCTGGGCTGCTGCGGAGATTAGATTTGTTTGACCGCACCCACCCTGAGACTATTTTTGTCATGATTGGCATCAATGACTTGATTCGCGGGGTGTCAGACGAAGACATTTTATGGAGCTATCGTTTAATTGTGCGGCGTCTGCGGCGGGTTCACCCCCAAGCGCAAATTGTAGTGCAGTCGATTTTGCCGCACGGGGGGGAAGAGTCAACTTGGGAGGGACGCGATCGCTTACTTGCCATTCCTGCCGATCGCATTCGTTCGCTTAACCAAGAACTTGAGAGGATCGCTCAAGAAGAAAATGCCAAGTACTTCGATTTATATCCCCTCTTTACTGACGATCGCGGCAATCTCCGCCTCGAACTGACTACAGATGGATTACACCTGAGTCGTCAAGGCTACCTAGTTTGGCGTTCCGCTTTGATACTCTACAGCCAAACACAACTTCAGCCACCAACACCTAATGCTTCTCTTCCCCGACGCCCTGCCCCCTAG
- a CDS encoding ammonium transporter, with product MDFGDTAWMLISTGLVLLMTPGLAFFYGGLVRSRNVLNTMMMSLILMAVVGVTWALWGYSLAFAPNTINPGQDPAFTANPFIGSLKWAFLSGVEFDKPSAIGYASTIPHQLFMLYNMMFAIITPALISGAIVERMSFKAYFWFILLWSTFIYSPLAHWVWGKGGWLLDLGALDFAGGTVVHISSGVSALVAVYILGPRKTYPTQPAAPHNVPYVLLGIGLLWFGWLGFNGGSAGGASGLAAVASVATTVAAAAAGLTWIIVEWVLRGKPTAIGIATGFLAGLVGITPAAGFVSPIAAILIGSITSLCCFYSVSLKAKLQFDDSLDTYAVHGVGGTVGALLTGVFANKLINSGGADGLLAGHPELLWKQFVGVAATYVFAAIGTLIILKALGAVMALRVKPIVEEQGLDINEHGEEGYGEEFASGLSFKNE from the coding sequence ATCGATTTTGGTGACACAGCCTGGATGTTGATTTCCACCGGTCTCGTGTTGTTAATGACGCCCGGATTGGCATTTTTCTATGGAGGATTGGTGCGATCGCGCAACGTCCTCAACACCATGATGATGAGCTTGATCCTCATGGCAGTTGTCGGCGTTACCTGGGCGCTGTGGGGCTACAGTCTCGCCTTTGCACCAAATACCATCAACCCAGGACAAGATCCTGCTTTTACTGCCAATCCGTTCATCGGTAGCTTGAAATGGGCATTTTTAAGCGGCGTTGAGTTCGACAAACCAAGCGCGATCGGCTATGCCAGCACGATTCCGCATCAACTTTTCATGCTTTACAACATGATGTTCGCCATCATCACACCCGCCTTGATTTCGGGTGCGATCGTTGAGCGGATGAGTTTCAAAGCATATTTCTGGTTTATATTGCTTTGGTCTACCTTTATCTACTCTCCCCTAGCTCACTGGGTTTGGGGTAAAGGTGGCTGGCTCCTAGACTTGGGAGCATTAGACTTTGCCGGCGGTACAGTTGTACACATCAGTTCCGGTGTTTCCGCTTTGGTCGCAGTCTACATTCTTGGCCCCCGCAAAACCTACCCGACACAACCGGCAGCACCTCACAACGTCCCTTATGTCTTACTGGGAATCGGCTTGCTTTGGTTTGGTTGGCTTGGCTTTAACGGCGGTAGTGCCGGCGGAGCCTCCGGTCTGGCAGCCGTTGCTTCTGTAGCTACAACCGTAGCAGCAGCAGCTGCCGGTCTGACCTGGATAATTGTGGAATGGGTACTTCGAGGTAAGCCAACTGCGATCGGCATTGCCACCGGCTTCCTCGCCGGACTCGTAGGCATCACCCCAGCAGCAGGATTCGTTTCTCCCATTGCAGCTATTTTGATCGGTTCGATCACCTCTCTTTGCTGTTTCTATTCTGTTAGCCTCAAGGCTAAATTGCAATTTGACGATTCTCTCGACACTTATGCCGTCCACGGTGTCGGCGGTACAGTAGGCGCTCTTCTGACAGGCGTTTTCGCCAACAAACTGATTAACTCAGGTGGAGCCGATGGCTTACTTGCAGGCCATCCAGAGCTATTGTGGAAGCAATTCGTTGGTGTGGCGGCAACCTACGTTTTTGCAGCGATCGGCACATTGATCATCCTCAAAGCTTTGGGGGCAGTTATGGCTTTGCGTGTCAAGCCGATCGTCGAAGAGCAAGGGTTGGATATCAACGAACACGGCGAAGAAGGTTACGGAGAAGAGTTTGCTTCGGGGCTAAGTTTTAAAAACGAGTAG
- a CDS encoding ammonium transporter, whose amino-acid sequence MFKQLQIAIKRLSPSWQACIPLATLVVLTWGYVAVAQDAPAASGPTTAELKVALDTLWVAIAAFLVFFMNAGFCMLETGFCREKNAVNVLAKNLIVFALSTIAFWAIGFGLMFSNGNGFIGISGGFFLSGADNSPATGDAYQGIFSSLNWTGVPLSAKFLFQLVFAGTAATIVSGAVAERIKFVDFLIFSVLLVGIAYPITGHWIWGGGWLAKMGFYDFAGSTVVHSVGGWAALMGAAFLGPRLGKYQDGQSYAMPGHNMSIATLGCLILWLGWFGFNPGSTMAADANAITHIALTTNMAGAVGGVVATTVAWLYLGKPDLSMIINGILAGLVAITASCAYVNVGSAFIIGLVAGVIVVFSVTFFDRIKIDDPVGATSVHLVCGVWGTLAVGLFSVGPDVYSWYTSGPAKGLLLGGGLTQVIPQVVGILSVGGITVLVSTIFWLALKSTLGIRVTPEEEVVGLDIGEHGMEAYSGFLKEARGSNIQAAGDRGISKPGNFTTGF is encoded by the coding sequence ATGTTCAAACAGTTGCAAATAGCCATCAAGCGACTGTCTCCCAGTTGGCAAGCCTGCATTCCCCTGGCAACTTTGGTCGTGCTGACATGGGGTTACGTAGCCGTAGCCCAAGATGCTCCCGCCGCATCTGGGCCAACAACAGCCGAATTGAAGGTGGCTTTAGATACTCTATGGGTTGCGATCGCCGCTTTTTTAGTGTTTTTTATGAACGCCGGTTTCTGTATGTTAGAAACAGGCTTCTGCCGCGAGAAAAACGCCGTCAATGTATTAGCTAAAAACCTGATTGTCTTTGCCCTTTCTACCATTGCGTTCTGGGCAATTGGTTTTGGTCTGATGTTTAGCAATGGCAATGGTTTCATCGGCATCAGCGGTGGCTTTTTCCTCAGCGGAGCAGATAACAGTCCCGCCACAGGAGATGCTTATCAAGGTATCTTCAGCTCGCTCAACTGGACTGGCGTACCCCTTTCTGCCAAATTTTTGTTCCAGTTAGTATTTGCCGGCACAGCAGCAACGATCGTTTCTGGAGCCGTTGCTGAAAGAATTAAGTTCGTTGACTTCTTAATCTTCAGCGTCTTACTTGTGGGTATTGCCTACCCCATTACCGGACACTGGATTTGGGGCGGTGGCTGGCTGGCAAAAATGGGTTTCTACGACTTTGCCGGTTCAACCGTAGTTCACTCGGTTGGTGGCTGGGCAGCGCTCATGGGAGCTGCTTTTTTAGGCCCACGGCTGGGTAAATATCAAGATGGGCAAAGCTATGCTATGCCCGGTCATAACATGAGTATCGCCACTTTAGGTTGCTTAATATTGTGGTTGGGCTGGTTTGGCTTCAACCCCGGATCGACAATGGCTGCTGATGCTAATGCCATTACTCATATTGCGCTCACAACTAACATGGCCGGTGCTGTTGGTGGAGTTGTCGCCACAACTGTCGCTTGGCTGTACCTGGGCAAGCCAGACCTTTCCATGATTATCAACGGCATTTTGGCTGGTTTAGTTGCGATTACAGCATCTTGCGCTTACGTTAACGTTGGCAGCGCTTTCATCATTGGTTTAGTAGCCGGAGTAATCGTAGTTTTCTCAGTCACGTTCTTCGACAGAATTAAAATTGATGACCCTGTGGGCGCTACCTCAGTTCACCTCGTTTGCGGTGTGTGGGGAACCCTAGCTGTTGGTTTGTTTAGCGTTGGCCCTGACGTTTACTCTTGGTACACGAGTGGCCCTGCCAAAGGTTTACTCCTGGGTGGCGGCTTGACGCAGGTGATTCCTCAAGTAGTTGGCATTCTCTCTGTGGGAGGTATAACAGTTCTGGTCAGCACGATCTTCTGGTTGGCGCTGAAGTCCACCCTTGGTATCCGAGTAACTCCAGAAGAAGAAGTCGTCGGCTTGGATATTGGCGAACACGGTATGGAAGCTTACAGCGGTTTTCTCAAAGAAGCACGCGGTAGTAATATACAAGCTGCTGGCGATCGCGGTATCTCTAAGCCCGGTAACTTCACCACTGGTTTCTAG